Proteins encoded together in one Canis aureus isolate CA01 chromosome 21, VMU_Caureus_v.1.0, whole genome shotgun sequence window:
- the LOC144292772 gene encoding uncharacterized protein LOC144292772, whose product MNTLLKVRSGMAVVILSLSFYYANYNFIAAIVSSLTLVIAWLTGRWGSLPCPASPERITLCITSPGKDQNSEFQVRFLLKVCHCHTLVRSKNHEVKPSIESGCQGATKEHSGEKEALQSVGGSRQSVVEDNTLIWARPPLPHPQRSHTRSWPPRGSLGNPHQCLPTRALRPQEPPEEEVLAAGFVGFSKPWAAGICVIRRHLVFFKGQKRLVAERFCCPGGAGCRRALVTPGGGRREARAKPWGLGCCCRSPCLQHDKVQTPGRNATPSRGQPPITGLDGTRLGVPSWAVRLPPGAPPSLQSMRPFSSSSPPMVRPFFSLRYR is encoded by the exons ATGAATACTCTGCTGAAAGTGAGAAGCGGCATGGCCGTTGTAATTTTATCACTGTCATTTTATTATGCAAACTATAATTTCATCGCTGCAATCGTATCATCGCTGACCCTGGTGATCGCGTGGCTGACCGGGCGCTGGGGCTCGCTGCCCTGCCCAGCGTCACCGGAGAGGATCACACTGTGTATCACCAGCCCAGGCAAAGATCAAAATTCAGAATTCCAAGTACGGTTTCTACTGAAAGTGTGTCATTGTCACACCCTCGTGAGGTCAAAAAATCATGAAGTCAAGCCATC CATCGAGTCGGGTTGTCAGGGAGCTACAAAGGAACATTCTGGTGAGAAAGAAGCTCTCCAGAGCGTGGGTGGCAGCAGACAGTCAGTCGTCGAGGACAACACCCTGATCTGGGCCCGGCCGCCCCTCCCACACCCCCAAAGGAGCCACACAAGGAGCTGGCCTCCGAGGGGCTCCCTTGGGAATCCCCACCAGTGCTTGCCCACACGGGCACTCCGGCCTCAGGAGCCCCCTGAGGAAGAGGTTCTTGCTGCTGGATTTGTGGGCTTCTCAAAGCCTTGGGCGGCGGGTATTTGTGTTATAAGAAGACACCTGGTTTTCTTCAAGGGTCAGAAGAGATTGGTGGCTGAGCGATTCTGCTGTCCTGGGGGGGCAGGCTGCAGGAGGGCCTTGGTCACCCCgggaggtggaaggagagaggCCCGGGCCaagccctggggcctgggctgctgcTGTCGGTCGCCCTGCCTTCAGCACGACAAGGTGCAAACTCCAGGAAGGAACGCCACCCCGTCCAGGGGCCAGCCCCCAATAACAGGGTTGGATGGGACAAGGCTTGGGGTGCCCAGCTGGGCCGTAAGACTGCCGCCCGGCGCACCTCCGTCTTTGCAAAGCATGCgtcctttctcctcatcctctcccccCATGGTAAGGCCTTTCTTTTCCCTACGTTACAGATGA